A single genomic interval of Odontesthes bonariensis isolate fOdoBon6 chromosome 3, fOdoBon6.hap1, whole genome shotgun sequence harbors:
- the dennd6a gene encoding protein DENND6A isoform X2 — MQLTRVRVLDWGCLGDTQFCFRFRQGSNRKSSLGCFLETADRDAPPCLKREQGHYYGYVYFRQVRDKSLKRGYFQKSLVLISKLPYVTFFHSLLKIMAPEYFEKQEPCLEAACNDIDRWPSPHPGRILTLPIMGVVLKVRIPTCYDKPGTSQLVQSAQSDSLVSIVLPTIHEVDLFRCFYPVFFHIQMLWELVLLGEALVVMAPSPAESSDTVLALVSCISPLRYCSDFRPYFTIHDSEFKEYTTRTQAPPSVILGVTNPFFAKTLQHWPHIIRIGDMKQAGEMAKQMKVKKLKNLKTLDSKPGVYTAYKPYLSKDEDIIKQLQKGVQQKRPSAAQNAILRRYFLELTQSFIIPLERYVASLMPLQKTISPWKSPPQLRPFIQQDFMKTLEKAGPQLTSRLKGDWIGLYRHFLKSPNFDGWFRNRRREMTQKLEALHLEALCEEDLQQRIQKHTEVEAVDLVLKLKDKLSQAEREQLPLRPGTLSKLTAHIEAVILALPEDLQGILHKPPTP, encoded by the exons ATGCAGCTGACCCGGGTTAGAGTCCTGGACTGGG GTTGCCTTGGCGACACACAGTTCTGCTTCCGCTTTCGTCAAGGTTCGAACAGGAAGTCGTCACTGGGCTGCTTCCTGGAAACGGCAGATCGGGACGCACCGCCCTGCCTGAAg CGGGAACAAGGTCATTACTACGGATACGTGTATTTCCGCCAAGTGCGAGACAAATCTCTGAAGAGAGGATACTTCCAGAAG TCTCTGGTCCTGATCAGTAAGCTGCCCTACGTGACCTTCTTCCACTCGCTGTTGAAGATCATGGCTCCAGAATACTTTGAGAAACAGGAGCCCTGCCTGGAAGCCG CTTGTAATGATATAGACCGCTGGCCGTCGCCTCATCCCGGACGAATCCTCACTCTGCCTATTATGGGCGTTGTCCTCAAG GTTCGTATTCCAACATGTTACGACAAACCGGGAACCTCACAGCTGGTCCAGTCTGCccag AGCGATAGTCTGGTGTCCATCGTGCTCCCAACCATCCATGAAGTCGACCTCTTCAG GTGTTTCTACCCGGTCTTCTTCCACATCCAGATGCTTTGGGAGTTGGTGCTGCTTGGCGAGGCACTTGTTGTCATGGCGCCGTCGCCCGCAGAATCGTCAGACACTGTGCTTGCATTGGTCAG ctgtaTCTCTCCTCTGCGCTACTGCAGTGACTTCAGGCCATACTTCACCATCCATGACAGCGAATTTAAGGAGTACACAACCAGGACGCAGGCCCC CCCATCGGTCATTCTGGGAGTGACCAATCCCTTCTTTGCAAAAACGCTGCAGCACTGGCCGCACATCATTCGCATCGGAGACATGAAGCAAGCAG GAGAGATGGCCAAACAGATGAAGGTCAAGAAACTGAAAAACCTCAAAACTCTGGATTCTAAACCTG GTGTGTACACTGCATACAAGCCATATCTCAGCAAAGATGAGGATATCATCAAGCAGCTTCAGAAG GGTGTTCAACAGAAGAGACCCTCAGCGGCACAAAATGCTATTCTTCGACGCTACTTCTTAGAACTGACGCAGAGCTTCATCATTCCTCTG GAGCGGTATGTGGCCAGTCTGATGCCTCTCCAGAAGACCATCAGTCCCTGGAAGAGTCCTCCTCAGCTACGGCCCTTTATCCAGCAGGACTTCATGAAGACACTAGAGAAAGCTGGACCTCAGCTCACATCCAGACTGAAAGGAGACTGGATTGGACTCTACAG GCATTTCCTCAAGTCTCCCAACTTTGACGGCTGGTTTCGCAACAGGAGACGAGAGATGACACAGAAACTGGAGGCTCTGCACCTTGAGGCATTGTGCGAggag GATCTTCAGCAGAGAATCCAGAAGCACACGGAGGTGGAGGCAGTTGATCTGGTTCTGAAGCTTAAAGATAAACTG agtCAGGCGGAGAGGGAGCAGCTTCCGCTGCGCCCGGGGACGCTGTCGAAGCTGACAGCCCACATCGAGGCTGTCATCCTGGCCTTACCAGAGGACCTGCAGGGTATCCTTCACAAACCCCCCACACCCTGA